GTTATTGATGTAGTCTTCGTAATTATCGTTGAACCCGATTTGATTTCCGTTGCCGTAGTCCTTCAGATGCCAATACGGAGGCGATGTGATGACAAGATGTATGCTCTCTTTCATGTCAAAACCCTTCATTGATTTTATGTCGGCGGCACGAATCGGCAACCCGAGAGATTTGAGAACCCGTTGTCGCTCCGGCCAAACCGTTCCCGTAGTATCCAAAGTCTGGAACTCTATCGCGACGAAGTCTTTTACCTTGCCGGCTTTAGCGGAAATCAGGAAGTAGTCCACGCTGCCGCCTGGTATCGACACTTCCGGGATCACATGGAATTCGTTTCCCGGCTCGTGCAGCGTCAGCAAATGAACGCAGTCTGTAAAAACTTGTTTGCGCTCCAACAGTCGGTTTGGGCAGATGATTATTTTTTTCGCATCTTGTCCGTATCTAACCGAGCAGGTTCCAATTGAAATGGCTGGCTGGCTTTTACGAACCTTGAAGCAGCGCGTGTTAGTGAACGGGCACCACTGTCTCTTAATAATCTGTTCCCATTTAACGCCCTTTATCTTCTTAGTCGGGTAACCGAATAGCTCAAGCACTTTGTTTTCATTCATCGGATATTGGTCCTATAGAAGGATGTGACATCTGCGCTCCGCAATGCGTAGGTACTCTTGGGATAAGTCGATGCCTATTGATTTTCTGCCAAGTCGCAGCGCCGCGAGCATCGTTGTTCCGGTTCCACAAAAGGGATCAAGCGCAACGCCGTTCCCGGGACAAGTAGCCAGAATGGGAATCTTGCAAAGGTCTTCAGGATAAGCGGCAAAGTGCTCGTCACGTTGCTGGGTGTCCTCGGGGAGGATATCCCATACATCTCTCGGTTTGCTGCCTTGAGGGTGATATCTCAGAAAATAAAATCCTTTTTCGGACAGTTCTCTGGCCCTCCCAGACACCTTTTCGGAATTCGAGTGCGTTGTGCGCTGTTGTCCTCTGATGATCATCCGAAAATCCGCGACCTTCCCCTTTCTCATATCGTCAAGCAGAGAGTTCAGCGCAAGAAGCGCGTTTTTCTTCTCCTGCGGCGTCAGTGCGGAAGATAGTTCTATTTGCCGCTTGTATCTCACACCGCTTACGCCTGTCGCGGATACAATGGCGCCGTTCACTACTTTACTTTTTTTCGGGTTTGATCGAATAGCATCAACATCGTAATAGTATCCCTTCGGCGACTTGACAAAATGAAAAACATATTCATGGACATTCCCGAGCTTGTCGAGAGCATTGTCCGGCCCGCCCTTTACCTTGTTCCATATCACATCATTCCGGAGAACCCAACCTTGTCTGTCGGTGAGCTCAAAGGCTACTCTCCAGGGAATGCCTAACAGACGTTTGTTCTGATAAGTATCTCCGATGTTCAGCCAAAAAGACCCCGTGTTTTTCAGAACGCGCTTAAGTTCAAAAAATACCGCTGATAGTTGAAGGATATAATTCTTATAGTCGTCCTCAAGACCGATACCAGTGACGGCGTACTGCCTCTGACCCCAATAAGGCGGACTCGTCATGCAGCAATCAACTGATTCCGCAGGGAAGGCTCTAAGCACTTCCAGTGCATTGCCGCAGATAAATAACGGGCGTACTGATGAGCCTCGAAGGTAATCCGCTAATTCCCGATCAACGGCATCTATGACTATGGTTGCTGCTTGTTCTCGCATAGTATGCCTTTCTGTTCTGTTTAAGTTCTTTCGGTATTTTTATGATGCATTGCTACCTTTTTCACCGAACGCAGAGGGAATCATCGAGAACTTAAGATTGTTGATATAGTCCTCATAACTGTCGTTGAATCCGATCTGACTTCCGTTACCGTAGTCCTTCAGTTGCCAATACGGAGGCGATGTGATGACAAGATGTATGCTCACTTCTTTCAGCTCTTGCATTCTGCGGCCGTCACCGATGATAATGGTGTTTTTGGGAGACATATTTTTTACCTCTGCTTTAATAGCCATATATCTTTTCGTATCTGTCTTCCGTCCACTCCCATATCGAGACATCGTGCTTGCCTGATTTGTTTATGCCCCCAGGTTCATAGCCACAGTCAGAGGCAATTTCTTCGAAAACTCTCGTAGCTTCCTCAAGTGAACCAAAATGATTTACTTCGACTGCTACTCCTTGTTTGACCCACACAACTACATATTCTGCTATACATGGCTCCGGCATCATATAACAAATAACGCCATCTTCATTGATAAATACATCATCCATTCCTTTCCTTTTCCTCCGCTGCAACGCAATATGACTGTTTTGGAAAATCAACTACAACCAAGTAATACGACCAGAGAATTCGGAAACCGTTCTCCAGTCATCCATCATGTCATCCTCCTTTGGTTAGGGATTTGAGTGGACAAACATCGTAACCGAAGAGGCGACAGACCGCCAATACTTAACCCCAGAACTTGGAGGGAAGATCCTAACTCTTACAATTTAAAAATCGCCCTATCTCTTCTTGGTTCTTTTTTTCATAGCAACGTTTTCTGCCTTTTTCGTAGTCAGGTCACTACCCACCAATTCATCACAGATGTCAAACAGATGATAAACATCCCAGCTTGTCGCCTCAAATCTAATTCGTGCTCTTGATACGTACTTTTTACCGTTCATTTGTAGAAACCCTCAGGAAACCCCGTGGGTTTCTGCCCTTCGGGTCCCACTAAGGATAATTCCGGAAGCTGCGCGCCAAACAGCATGACGGCTTCATGCCACGTCCGTCTTGATCGGCTTGTTGGGGGCTGCTTCACTGCTTTTTCGCGTTAACTGAAATAAATCGAGATTCTCTTGTTTGCCCTTCATAAGAGCAAGCGTGAGCGCTCTCTTTGCTAAATCAACAGATGAGGGACAAACATCAACTCCAATAAATCGACGATTCTCACGAATCGCGGCGGTTGCCGATGTCCCGCTCCCTACGAAGCAATCCAGAACCAAGTCGCCAGGATCAGTGAGCAACCGTATTACCCGTCGCGGCAATTCAAGCGGAAACTTGGCTTCATGATCATCGTTTGCGCGCACTGAAGGTATATACCATACCCCACGCGAACCCCATGTCGTCCATTCATCGTCTGTTAAGCGATCCTTATCGACCTTTGTATGCCCCGGTTTCCAAAATATGTATATGTACTCGAACTCGTCAACTGCTCTGTAACTCATGGTGTGCCAGCGAGAATTTTCCCACGCGGCATCTTTGACCCAGGCTCTACGGTCATATAGATAGAGTCCACAGTCTAAGGCGTACTGTTCGATCATGCCGCCGACGAGCTTGACTCGGGTCTGTGTTTCATACTTCCCACCTCGGATGTTGTTACCCTTCATTCTCCGGTCGACCGTTTGCTCGCTGCAGCCAAGTATTGCGGCAATTTGCTTACGATTGAAACCCGGATGCCTGGACCATACCTCAAGCACCTTCTCACGTGTTATATCGTTCCGTTTTCTGCGCGATATATTTTCAGCCATTATTCTCGGCATATCCGGATCTTTAAAACAAAGTATATCCGCGATATTGATAGCGAGAAACGCTCCCGGTTTCAGAATAATTGAATGAGCTTCAATCGTGCGACGTAATAGGTTTTTCCAATCAAAAAAGGACATATCACGTTCGTAAGCTTTTCCAACATGATAGGGGGGCGACCATACACTGAGTGCTACTGTATTAGCATCAATATGTTCAGCAAGATTTCTAGCATCCCCCTCATAAATGTTATCGGGTTCATATTTCATACACACCTCACCCATCCCATTTGGAGTTAATGGTACGATCTTCTGAATTATACTCAACTGTCTGGACACGCCAGACAGCCTTCAGTTTAAGGCGATGGAAGCTGAGTCGAACGCGGAACTCTTCTCCACGCGAAGGAGCGTTGCGTCCCGCGATCCATATTGTATCATGGGCATTTGGATTATAGCGGTCTTGGAGAATGCCACTCGGGATTGCCGCAAGTGTTAGTTGCTTAAGCCTGTAGTTTTCATGCTCGTCTTCATAATGATAATGGGCCAGTAACGTCGTTGTAATGAATGCTTGCCCACCATGTACGGATACGACCGGCAAATCGCCTCTTTGCTCCACCTCTCGGCCACTTCTTACTTGGCGAATGGCTAACGCCAACTGTGACATCTGCATGGTCGCACTACTACTATTTTTCTCGGCCTTGCTATCAACGAAAAGAGCCTGTCGAGCCGAGAACTCCGGCAAGATAATGTATCTCGCTTTGCGGTAATCAACATTGCCAAGAATCCTTTGCTGAACTTGATAGCCGCCAAGCCGATCCAACATTTCCCTTGTAATATCTTCCGCAATATCTTTTGGATCATCCGAACTTTGCTTGAAAATGTCGAAAGCGTCATAACCGAAATCAAAGGCGGCAGCATAGAGAGACCTGAGACTCTGTTTCTCGATTGCCTCTATCTCATCCGGTGTTAAATTGTTTGGGTCTCGTAGATGTTTCATTATGAATAAATCTCTTCCCACTCATCCTTCAATTCTTTATATACCTCTCATGTCATCATCTGCTCGCATTCGGGGCAGAAGCCGTCACAGCCGTCGTCGATGTAAGTGAAGCCGAGCTCGCTATATATTTTGTTAAAC
This sequence is a window from Nitrospirae bacterium CG2_30_53_67. Protein-coding genes within it:
- a CDS encoding site-specific DNA-methyltransferase, yielding MREQAATIVIDAVDRELADYLRGSSVRPLFICGNALEVLRAFPAESVDCCMTSPPYWGQRQYAVTGIGLEDDYKNYILQLSAVFFELKRVLKNTGSFWLNIGDTYQNKRLLGIPWRVAFELTDRQGWVLRNDVIWNKVKGGPDNALDKLGNVHEYVFHFVKSPKGYYYDVDAIRSNPKKSKVVNGAIVSATGVSGVRYKRQIELSSALTPQEKKNALLALNSLLDDMRKGKVADFRMIIRGQQRTTHSNSEKVSGRARELSEKGFYFLRYHPQGSKPRDVWDILPEDTQQRDEHFAAYPEDLCKIPILATCPGNGVALDPFCGTGTTMLAALRLGRKSIGIDLSQEYLRIAERRCHILL
- a CDS encoding site-specific DNA-methyltransferase, with the translated sequence MKYEPDNIYEGDARNLAEHIDANTVALSVWSPPYHVGKAYERDMSFFDWKNLLRRTIEAHSIILKPGAFLAINIADILCFKDPDMPRIMAENISRRKRNDITREKVLEVWSRHPGFNRKQIAAILGCSEQTVDRRMKGNNIRGGKYETQTRVKLVGGMIEQYALDCGLYLYDRRAWVKDAAWENSRWHTMSYRAVDEFEYIYIFWKPGHTKVDKDRLTDDEWTTWGSRGVWYIPSVRANDDHEAKFPLELPRRVIRLLTDPGDLVLDCFVGSGTSATAAIRENRRFIGVDVCPSSVDLAKRALTLALMKGKQENLDLFQLTRKSSEAAPNKPIKTDVA